Genomic DNA from Mycolicibacterium helvum:
GCACCTCCCAAATTCCGTTCGGGAGCAACAGGATTGAGTGGAGACTCGATAGACTCTCCGCGATCGACCCGCCGCTGGCTCAGCGCCAGCTTTAGGAGTTCACTGCCAGCCTGCGACAACGTGATGTCGGCGGAGTCCGCGTACGTGTAGACGGCTTCGGCGATTGCCGGAGGCAGGCTGAACTCAACCCGCACCCGTGAAAGGCGCCCATTCCGTGGCCTGCCCATCGCAGCTCCCATCGAGTCCCGGAGATTTGTCGAGAGATCCCCGGCCGTAGATTAACCGGCCCATCACGCTAAACATTCTGCTGTTGAGGGCTTCTCGCACTAGTTGGTGTCGAAGTTCACCGCATGTGGTGAACTTCGAAAGCTACGCACCTCGGTGACGAAGATGGTGCCCTGTTCAGGTCATGGTTCCACTCGATGTACGCGCTCTGTGCTGCATAACCGTTGCATGACAACATATTTCGACTTCCCGAGAGCAAACAGGGCTTCCAGGTTGATCGAACTCGCGACCGCCACTAAGTTCCTGCGCACGGTACGCGACAATGCAGATCAAAACATCCAGCTACAGCCTCAGAGAAATCCTTGCGGACGGTTCTGCGCGCGCGTGTCGCCGGCGCTGACGCATCGACTGCAGCGAGAACCCAGGACGGGGCACGAGACACGCAGCTTCGTCTATCGCCAGATCTGACGATTCCATTCAATCAGCAACCACGGCAACTGAGTCCGGTTCTCCGGCGATACGCCTGACGGTAGCCCGCTGCGCGTCGGTCAGCATGTCCTCGGTGTAGTCATCGATCGCGAGAGCCCACCACACCGTTCTCATGTTGGGACATTGAGGACAACAGCGGGGGCCGACGACGCCGAACTTGCCCATGCGCGGCGGGTAGTCCCATCCGAGGTCGAATGCTTTGGCCGGGGTCAGGATCTCCTCAACCCCGCACACTTCGCAGATGTGCCGCCACTGTGGTTCGGTGTCCGTCATGCGGGCCAGTCTCGCCTGAAGGAGTGACAAGTGTGCGAGGCGGGCGAGGCGCACCTCGGCACCGCACCCCAAGGTGTCGACCAGGCCGCGCACACACCCAAGCGGCTATCGGCCGTGCTGGCCTCAAGCCGGCCGCGGCGCACGCCGGGTTTAGTGAGAATGCCGCCGCCGAGGCCACCGTGATTGGCCACCTCGTCCACGACCAACGAGCGCGGCCAGATCACCCCGGTTACGACCGCCAGCTCACCGGAACTGCTGCACCTGTCCGGTGGTGACGGCGAGGTGTTCGTGACGGCCATCGCCATCGAGGACACCCAGACGCAGCGCGACCTACTCGGCGATCAGATCACTGCGCAGGTGCTGCCGGACTGGAGTGGCCGCCCCTGGGCCGACTTAGGCCGCCCCATCGTGGCCAGGTCGGTGTCGCCGACTTCGTGGTCCGGGTTCAGAATCCCGTCACCGGCCCGACGTTGGCATTGCCACGTGACCGACGCCGCTACTCTGGGTATCGGTTGAGGCAGTCACGGGCTAAGTCAGAAGGAGGTGAGGACGATGTCGTCCGAAACGCCTCCGGCACCACATGAGTGGCGGACATGGCCTGACATAGCCGAATTGTTCAATGGGCCAGAGGATTCTGGCTGGATCGCGGACCAAGACCGAGTTGCGCAGGACGTCCGCGATCCAGATAGCGACCATCGAAGCGGCACTTGATTGTGTCGAGTGACGCGAAGATGGTGTCACGGCCGTTGGTCAGTCCGTCGCGTTGACGTCGGCCATTCCAGCGCACGTGGGCTCAAGAACGGGGGCAGCACCGTGAAAGGCCCACCGCATGGCGTCGGCCAAACTATGGACGTACTCCTGTTCGAGCGCGTTGTCGTGCTTGCGCTTGATCCAGGCGGGGTGCTTGGCGAAGAGCAAGTAGGGCGAACGCGGCTGCCGACCGCTCGGCGCACGGAACGGCCACGGAGAGACCCGCGCCGAGGGATAGAAGAATGACAGAACACGTTTGGCGTCGACACCGAGCGCGATGACCAATCGTGGACGGACCAATTCGAGCTCGCGATGCAGAAATGACGAGCAGTTCACTATCTCGTGCTCATGGGACCCACGGTTCTTGGGCGGGTGACAATGCACCACGTTGCTGATGAATGTCTCGTCCTTTGCGCGGCCGGCACGCCTCAGACTTTCGTTCAGCAAGCTTCCACTTCCCTCGAAGAAGGGCTCCTGCGGCTTCATGCACTGCTCGCAGAGGCTTTGACCCACAATCACGACCGGTGAATAAAGGTTGCCCCAGCCAGGCGCAGCCTGGGTCACCCCCTCCTTGTTCATACCTGGACAGCGTGCACAGCTGCGGATCTCGTCATCGAGCTGGTTCTTTCGCTGCTGAAGCGAACCCTCAGAATCCTCGCGAATTGTCACCAGACTGCTCCCCTCGGAGTTACTGCGAGCCCCCGACACGCGGCACGGCTGACGCCGAGAGTACGGCGCACCACCGACACCGGCGGCCAAGTGTTTCGCTGTCAGGGAGGCGCGAGAGCGCGCGCAAGGGCCCTCGACGATCACCTGCTAAGCGTCGATCTGGCGCGCGCTTTGAGGATGACATCACTGCGGAGAATGCCCTAACTCCCCGAAGCACGCCAATACATCAGCGAGGGTGCAGTCGCGTCGAGACTGGCGTTGTTTGTCAATTCGAACTTTGGGCGTCGCGCTCGTCCTCTTCGACTGTTTGTACTGCATCGTCGAGTGCGTCGAGGAGCGCGTCCATGCGCTCGGCAGTGCGGGACTCCTGCCAAGACCGTGCGCAATCTAGGGCTTGCTCCAGGTCTGGCCAGTACCAGTCGGCTCCGTCGGTCCTGCGATTACCCACGCTGTACTCAGCCTCCGCGATGAAGGCGGCGATAACGTCGTCTGGGCTGGATAGGGCGTCGCGGATCCGCGCGATGTAGTCGCGCACCGCGCCTGCAGTCGTGATTAGTTCGAGTTCGGTGTTAATTGAATTCCCTTCCTGTAGAAGCTGATACACCGTCGGCCTGCTGACACCGGAGGCGCGCTGGATCGCTGTCTTGTCGCTGTCGAGCGGCATGCTGCGAATGATCTTGTAGATCTTGTCGCGTACACCGTCGGCAGCCCTTTGGTGCACAGCTCGTTCATCTCTTAGCACCACGAGGCGCTCGAATCTTCGATCCATGTACCGACTGTAAAGCACTTTACGGCACAGCGCGCCGGTATGTAAAGTGGTTTACAGCCGGGCGTCTGGAGCCTCCGGGAGGTATCTATCCTGCGAGCCCGTAATTCGAGCTCGATGAGGGGTCGTCGATCGTTCCCAGGTGGCGCAGCTGGTTCTGTATCCAGCGCCCCTGAGGCACCGAAGCACACTCACGAGTCGATCACCCAGTACTCGCCGCCCTCGGCTATCCACGCCGTGGCCCCCGTCAGAGAATTGCAAAGTACCCACGCAACCGCTTGCGGTCCTGCAACCGTGGCCGTCGCCGGCGATGCAAGGAAGTCACCGACCGAGGCGCTGACAGCACGTATTCTTGCCACGTCATGCCCGTCCATGCGCAACACAACAGGTGAATCAAAAGAACGTCTCACTTCGTGCACGGGTTTGAGGTCATTCAAGTTTCCTAATTCTCCGTCGCACAGCAGGTTCGACATGGCGATCACCTGCCCGTCAGGCAGCCGAATTTCGAAGGCGCCGAGTATCGCGAGTCCGCTGTCGAAGCTTTCCACAAGCAACTCAACGTCTTCGAATCGGAGGTTCTCGACGATTGCGAGAGCTGGGGTGGCGTTCAGAATGATTTG
This window encodes:
- a CDS encoding uracil-DNA glycosylase family protein, yielding MIVEGPCARSRASLTAKHLAAGVGGAPYSRRQPCRVSGARSNSEGSSLVTIREDSEGSLQQRKNQLDDEIRSCARCPGMNKEGVTQAAPGWGNLYSPVVIVGQSLCEQCMKPQEPFFEGSGSLLNESLRRAGRAKDETFISNVVHCHPPKNRGSHEHEIVNCSSFLHRELELVRPRLVIALGVDAKRVLSFFYPSARVSPWPFRAPSGRQPRSPYLLFAKHPAWIKRKHDNALEQEYVHSLADAMRWAFHGAAPVLEPTCAGMADVNATD
- a CDS encoding restriction endonuclease, whose amino-acid sequence is MTTPPESAEYEQFVESLVRRLAKRAPVRTERIRWDEDIKGHATTNQLDVVWDFRDERGQPHRLVFEARSYKSDIKQGQLHAFRSVVDDIQDPDRPVTGVMVTTARYQVGARRVASTYGVVVLELREPADGELDGQLKQIILNATPALAIVENLRFEDVELLVESFDSGLAILGAFEIRLPDGQVIAMSNLLCDGELGNLNDLKPVHEVRRSFDSPVVLRMDGHDVARIRAVSASVGDFLASPATATVAGPQAVAWVLCNSLTGATAWIAEGGEYWVIDS